In Aspergillus fumigatus Af293 chromosome 2, whole genome shotgun sequence, a genomic segment contains:
- a CDS encoding hydrogen/calcium exchanger domain-containing protein, producing the protein MHIYRRQARNLAWYDQEGEQSNHNPFKKFRARPRRSNSYRLESGLAPVRTAGEVRMSEERRRRRDMTDGLSGPEHADTFPPESSGTDGLYRAESAEKSEPEPSMRSHEPINVSNQEGQDEIPEGKPRKRKTFMSGHGNQSEDGNSQSSVEEAKDMPDKQKFTAVGQLKATLFNSWINVLLIAAPVGIALNYVDVDPVAVFVVNFIAIIPLAAMLSYATEEIAMRTGETIGGLLNASFGNAVELIVAIIALVDKEVLIVQTSLIGSMLSNLLLVMGMCFFFGGVNRLEQHFNPVVAQTAASLLALAVASLIIPTAFHAWSGAGTVGIAPLSRGTSIILLFVYGCYLFFQLKSHTEIYNRPSPKVEKRRQKVSEGDASRGLAQIGKMTATMGGQNAQQMKIHEEDDEEEQPQLSIWVAVLTLAISTAFVALCAEFMVGSIDALTERGGISKTFVGLILLPIVGNAAEHATAVTVACKDKMDLSIGVAVGSSMQIALLVLPLIIVIGWIMGLEDMTLYFDAFQVILLFVSVLLVNYLIADGKSHWLEGVLLITMYLIIAVAAWFYPNKIETAA; encoded by the exons ATGC ACATCTACCGTCGTCAAGCCAGGAACCTGGCCTGGTACGATCAGGAAGGCGAACAATCCAACCACAATCCCTTTAAGAAGTTCAGAGCGCGGCCGCGACGGTCCAATTCCTATCGGTTGGAAAGCGGACTCGCTCCCGTTCGCACGGCGGGGGAGGTGCGCATGTCGGAGGAAAGACGGCGGCGGAGGGACATGACCGACGGCCTGTCCGGCCCAGAGCACGCAGATACTTTTCCGCCAGAGTCATCAGGAACGGACGGGCTCTATCGAGCAGAAAGTGCAGAGAAATCGGAGCCCGAACCATCGATGCGCAGCCATGAACCCATCAACGTGTCCAACCAAGAGGGGCAGGATGAGATCCCCGAAGGAAAACctcggaagaggaagaccTTTATGAGCGGCCATGGGAACCAGTCTGAGGATGGGAATTCCCAATCTtcggtggaggaggcgaaggatATGCCTGACAAGCAAAAGTTCACAGCCGTTGGCCAGCTCAAGGCGACTCTTTTTAACTCTTGGATAAATGTTCTCCTGATTGCCGCGCCAGTTGGAA TTGCACTGAATTACGTCGACGTCGATCCGGTGGCGGTCTTCGTGGTCAACTTCATTGCTATTAT ACCTCTTGCGGCCATGTTGAGTTACGCCACGGAAGAAATCGCCATGCG GACTGGCGAAACGATTGGTGGTCTGCTGAATGCATCATTCGG TAATGCGGTCGAATTGATCGTCGCCATTATTGCCTTGGTCGATAAGGAGGTGCTTATAGTCCAAACGTCACTTATAGGTAGTATGCTGTCGAATCTGCTGCTGGTCATGGGCATGTGTTTCTTTTTCGGCGGTGTCAACCGTCTTGAGCAACACTTCAACCCAGTTGTCGCGCAGACAGCGGCTAGTCTTTTGGCGCTAGCGGTGGCGAGTCTGATCATTCCAACCGCGTTCCACGCGTGGTCTGGTG CCGGAACCGTGGGAATCGCTCCCTTGTCGCGAG GCACCAGTATCATTTTGCTCTTCGTCTACGGATgctacctcttcttccagctcaaGTCGCACACCGAGATCTACAACAGACCCAGCCCCAAGGTCGAGAAGCGGCGCCAAAAGGTGTCGGAGGGCGATGCCAGTCGCGGCCTGGCCCAGATTGGCAAGATGACGGCCACCATGGGCGGCCAGAACgcgcagcagatgaaaatccacgaggaagacgacgaggaggaacagcCTCAGCTCAGCATCTGGGTTGCGGTCCTGACGCTGGCCATCTCCACCGCTTTTGTCGCATTGTGCGCTGAATTTATG GTTGGTTCCATTGACGCTCTTACGGAGCGAGGCGGCATCTCGAAGACATTCGTCGGGCTGATCCTGCTTCCTATCGTGGGTAATGCGGCCGAGCACGCCACGGCGGTGACGGTGGCATgcaaggacaagatggaTCTGTCGATTGGAGTGGCTGTGGGATCCAGCATGCAGATCGCTCTGCTGGTGCTACCGTTGATTATTGTGATAGGATGGATTATGG GACTCGAGGATATGACTTTGTATTTTGATGCGTTCCAAGTGATCCTGCTCTTCGTTTCGGTGTTGCTG GTGAACTATCTCATTGCCGATGGCAAATCGCACTGGCTCGAGGGTGTGCTGCTGATAACGATGTACCTGATTATCGCCGTGGCTGCTTG GTTCTATCCTAACAAGATCGAGACAGCTGCTTAA